The genomic region CTGGCTGACCGATTGCTCGACCTGCGCCAGCGACGGCACGGCCGCGAACACGCTCGCCGAGACGGCGAGCAGCGAGACGGCGGCGGCGGCGGCGGCAACGAATTTTTTCATCTGTGTTCAGGCGGCGAGCCTGCCTCTTTCGACGGTGTCGCGCGGCCGGCGGCAAGCGGCATGCCCGCCGCGCGGGGCCGGTGCATGGATTACTGCGCCGGCGTGTTCAGTTGCTTCTTCAGCGCTTCGAGGCGATCGTCGACCGACGGGCCGCGGTTCAGCGCCGCGAGCTTGTCGTCGAGCGCCTTGCCGCTGTTCGTGTCGGCCGAGTTCAGGCGTGCGTCCGAACGGGCGTTCGACAGGGCGACCTTGTCCTCGAGCTTCTGGAAGTCGGCCGACAGGTCCTTGCCGCCGATGCCGCCCAGCGCGGTGGCCGCGACATCCTTGGCCTGCGCGATTTCCTGCTTGGCCTGCAGGATGTTCGAGCGCGTGTTCAGGTCGTTGCGGCGCTGGCGCATGTCGGCGATCTGGGCCTTCAGCTTGTCGACCGACGGCTCGAGCGCGTCGAGTTCGCGGGCGAGCGCGTCGCGCTCGACCTCGGCGTTCGATTGCGCGCTCAGCGCCTCGCGCGCGAGCGACTCGTCGCCCGATTGCAGCGCGCGCTTGGCGCCATCCTCGTACTTCTTCACCTTGTCGGCGGCGGCGTCGCGCTTGCTGCGCTGGGTCGCGACCTGGGCCTCGATCTCGATCAGCGAGTTCTCGGCCTTGGCAATGCTGTCGTCGAGCTCCCGCACGATCTGCCGTGCGTCGCGCGACGGGTCCTGCACCGAATCGGCTGCGTCGTTCAGCAGGCCTTTGAGCGTGCGCGAGATAGAGTCGAAAAGCGACATGAAACCCTCCATGGATGAATGTCGAGGCGATCGGCGACCACCTCGTTGACACGGCGCGGCGCGCCCGTGATGCCGGCGGATATTACACCACCGGATCGCTTAAACACCGCTTAAGACGGGGCGGCGCCGGTGCCGGCGGCGCCCGCGGCACGGCCCGGCCGGCCGCATCAGGGGCGGCTTCCGGGCAGGCTGCCCGCGCTGCCGCGCCGGCGGCCCCCCCGCGGGCATGAGATGCGGGTGCCTGGCGCGGATTTCCAGGGGACGACACCGACGGATACAAAGCTTTCGCCGTTGAAAGCATCGCGCGGCCATGCGCCTTCTCGCTTCCGATGATAGCGGGCGTGGGTGACGGTGGCGCGTCGGCGTGGCGGTGGCGGGCGCGTTGCGCGGCGCGCGTGCCCCGCGATGGGGCAGGCAGCGGGAATTTTTACAAAAAATCGCGTGGGGTGCCGGACGATTTCATTAAAATGCGCTGTCGCGTCGCGGGAATGGATCGCCGCGTGCCGTGATCCGGTGATGTGCTACGCTCCTGCGCATCGCCTCAAGCCCCAACACCTAAGATCCACACGCACATGCGCGCTCCGCGCGCCCGCGGTGTCGCCGCAGCGCCCGCCATTCCGACATGCCGATCATCAAACGCCCGTCCGATTCCGAACCCAACTACAAGTTACGCCGCTCGCCTTCCGGTGCGTTTTACGCGGACGAATCCGATCGCCACGGCGGCGGTGACGACCATCGCCGCGACCGCGACGATGACGACGGCGGCGGACGCTCGGTCGGCGCGCGCATCGCGTTGTGGTTCGCCGGCCTGATCGCGCTGGCCGGCGTGGTCGGCGCGCTGATCGTCGGCTATGCGCTGGTGGTGATGGCGCCGCAGCTGCCGTCGCTCGATGCGCTGACCAACTACCAGCCGAAGGTGCCGCTGCGCGTCTATACGGCCGACCACGTGCTGATCGGCGAGTTCGGCGAGGAGCGCCGCAGCCTGGTGCGCTTCCAGGACATCCCCGACGTGATGAAGAAGGCGGTGCTCGCGATCGAGGACTACCGCTTCTACGAGCACGGCGGTGTCGACTTCGTCGGCATCCTGCGTGCGGGCGTGGCCGACCTGATGCACGGCGGCGCGCGGCAGGGCGCGAGCACGATCACGATGCAGGTCGCGCGCAACTTCTTCCTGTCGAGCGAGAAGACCTATACGCGCAAGATCTACGAAATGCTGCTTGCCTACAAGATCGAGCGCGCGCTGACGAAGGACCAGATCCTCGAGCTGTACATGAACCAGATCTATCTGGGGCAGCGCGCCTACGGCTTCGCGGCCGCCGCGCGCGTCTATTTCGGCAAGGACCTGAAGGACATCACGCTGGCCGAGGCGGCCATGCTGGCCGGCCTGCCGAAGGCGCCGTCGGCCTACAACCCGGTGGTCAATCCGAAGCGCGCGAAGGTGCGCCAGGAATACATCCTGAGGCGCATGCTCGAGCTCGGCTACATCACGCAGCCGCAGTACGACGCCGCCGTGAAGGAGGAAATCCACACGCGCACGCCGGGCAACCAGTACGCCGTGCATGCCGAGTACGTCGCCGAGATGGTGCGCCAGATGATGTACGCGCAGTACAAGGACGAAACCTATACGCGCGGGCTGAGCGTGACCACCACGATCAACTCGACGGACCAGGAAGCGGCCTACCAGGCCGTGCGGCGCGGCATTCTCGACTACGAGCGCCGCCACGGGTATCGCGGGCCGGAAGGCTTCATCGCGCTGCCGGCCGCCGGCGACGCGCGCGACGAGGCTATCGACGACGCGCTGGCCGACCACCCCGACAACGGCGACCTGCAGTCGGCCGTGGTGATCGCCGCGGCGCCGTCGGCGGTGGAGGTGCAGTTCGTGGGCGGCGCGACCGCGAAGATCAGCGGGGCCAACCTGCGCTTCGTGGCGGCCGCGCTGAGCCCGCGCGCGTCCGACGCGCTGCGCATCAAGCCCGGCTCGATCGTGCGCGTGGTCAAGGACGCGCGCGACAACTGGCAGGTCAGCCAGCTGCCGCAGGTGGAAGGCGCGCTGGTCGCGCTCACGCCGCAGGACGGCGCGATCCGCTCGCTGGT from Burkholderia glumae LMG 2196 = ATCC 33617 harbors:
- a CDS encoding PspA/IM30 family protein is translated as MSLFDSISRTLKGLLNDAADSVQDPSRDARQIVRELDDSIAKAENSLIEIEAQVATQRSKRDAAADKVKKYEDGAKRALQSGDESLAREALSAQSNAEVERDALARELDALEPSVDKLKAQIADMRQRRNDLNTRSNILQAKQEIAQAKDVAATALGGIGGKDLSADFQKLEDKVALSNARSDARLNSADTNSGKALDDKLAALNRGPSVDDRLEALKKQLNTPAQ
- a CDS encoding penicillin-binding protein 1A, with product MPIIKRPSDSEPNYKLRRSPSGAFYADESDRHGGGDDHRRDRDDDDGGGRSVGARIALWFAGLIALAGVVGALIVGYALVVMAPQLPSLDALTNYQPKVPLRVYTADHVLIGEFGEERRSLVRFQDIPDVMKKAVLAIEDYRFYEHGGVDFVGILRAGVADLMHGGARQGASTITMQVARNFFLSSEKTYTRKIYEMLLAYKIERALTKDQILELYMNQIYLGQRAYGFAAAARVYFGKDLKDITLAEAAMLAGLPKAPSAYNPVVNPKRAKVRQEYILRRMLELGYITQPQYDAAVKEEIHTRTPGNQYAVHAEYVAEMVRQMMYAQYKDETYTRGLSVTTTINSTDQEAAYQAVRRGILDYERRHGYRGPEGFIALPAAGDARDEAIDDALADHPDNGDLQSAVVIAAAPSAVEVQFVGGATAKISGANLRFVAAALSPRASDALRIKPGSIVRVVKDARDNWQVSQLPQVEGALVALTPQDGAIRSLVGGFDFNKSKFNHVTQAWRQPGSSFKPFIYSAALEKGLGPATIINDAPLYFPPSTPGGTAWEPKDDDQPDGPMTMRDALRKSKNLVSIRILASIGTKYAQDYVTQRFGFDPAKTPPYLPMALGAGLVTPLQLAGAYAVFANGGYRVDPYLIAEVDDAYGQPLQKAQPAIAGSNAQRTIEARNAYVMNSMLHTVATSGTGAGSNVLGRSDLQGKTGTTNDAKDGWFAGYQQSLVAVAWMGFDQPRSLGSREFGAQLGLPIWINYMRTALHGVPEQQMPMPDGLTTIDGELYFSDHTPGNGFVANVDIGDAANPINANDALGSAGAAGLTPPPVTPQEKQQIMDMFDKP